The genomic stretch TCaccaaaataatcaacagaagCAACAGTGGTTGCAGCCCTAATCTTTACTGTTGTGCCTAAAGGAATGTGTTGATGACAATGTGGTTATCAGAAGACTTTGTACCTGGTTCTGAGATTTGTATCCGACCCAGGGTGAAGGCAGAAAAACTAAACGTCCATAGAAACACTTCATACTACTCCTGCAGTCTAACCTGCATCCTTGCTACtgatcagtgtgtttgctgtgttccAAACAACTGTCACTTTGCAAATTAATAACTAAATACGCTCCCTGTGACTGAGCTTTGCGGCTACGATATGAGGGGATGGTAGTACAACGCAGATGCTCGTTATTGAGTGTTTGAGAAGGTTTGACTTTAGTTTCGTGCTGAGCTTTAGGTCTCTACATGAATGCATCGTGACTGCTATGAATCCAAGCCACCTACCAGGACTGCAAGTAatgactgtttttattattgattaaatTGGCCAGAAAATCGAATAAACCCTGAAGCTAAatgtctaaaacccaaagatatccAGTTTATTGTGacttaagacaaagaaaagcagcaacttCCCACACTGGACGAGCTGGGACCAGAGACTGATTGGCGTTCTGCTTAAAATGGACTTGAACAATCATTCAGTGGTCAAAATGATCACTTATTTTTCTCtctaatcgtttcagctctgcttGATAGCATTGTTTCAAGCCTACAGTGGTTATTAGATTGTCAAAACATAAACAGGAAGTATGTGAATGCATGAGGTTTAGACCACAGTGAAGACTTGGCTGCATGTAAGCAGTGattctttgtgttgtgtcttAGCTGAAACGGTCAGTGAATCAGTGTCTTTGTACAGTAGTGGTGTCACAGTGAGTGTCTGCCTATAATCTGGTgtctgctgccccctggtggttTCTCTGCACCCTCATCATCACTCTTGCTTAGTCAGGGCCACATTTTCTTTCCAGTGTCCTCATCTCACCCTAaatctctttgtgtgtctggctTCCTGTCGTCCTCCCACTTCTCATTCTCCCACCTCCTCGCTCTGGTCCTAACCTTTCCTTAACTCATTAACTACCTCTCCATCCCTATGCAGTCGGTACCTGCCTTCCgttctgtgtttcctctttcttcgtcttcatctctgctttcttttccctTGTGTTCAGGTCTCAAATCAGCTGCCTGATGCGGGCAGCCAGGGACGGCCACTCCAAAGTCATCAACCTGTTGGTCTCCCATGGGGCAGAAGTCAATGCTCAGGATGTCAATGGATACACGGTGTGTCTTATTTTGTGATAAGATATCAATaaactggggaaattaagtcattacagccagcaaagtattaaaaagcaaaaactggCATAGAAGCGTCAAGATAAGGAGGATACAGGACAGAAAAATCAGCTGTGTATATGTGCATTACGGACAGATATAAAGATACTAATTACCATAAAAATATTACTGTTTGATTAGTAAGACTAATACTGTCTGTCAGGCTTTGTCTGTAGCGGTGCAGTATGGCAGGAAGGAGGCGGTGCTAAAGCTCCTCCAGCTGGGAGCAGACAAAACCATCAAAACCAAGACTGGCAAGAGCCCTGCTGACCTGGCGGTgatgttcagacacacacaggtgcctTTCAGACACTGCGTATCAGGAGTTTTTCATTGAATTTAGCCAATGCATAGAGATGGTTCAGTAATGAGCAGTGTTTAATTAATCTGAGTATCAAATCTTTTCGCCTTGTAAAGTATTTTTAACGCTAATCCGGTTTGATGTTACTGACTGAACTACGGTCTAAAGAAACTGCTAAATCTGTCATAACACCAGGGTCTCTTCACAGATAAGTAAGATCCTGGCCTCTTCACCCGAAGGCTCTCCTGTCCAGGCCTTCAGCTCCATGGAGGAGACCCTCTCAAAGTTCCTCAAGACTAATTCTGAACCGCCACCTTCTCAGGAAAGGTAAGCCCACCTGAGACACCTTCAGGGTTTGGGTTaggttttatgtatttttcccCTGTAGCTTTGGCAGCAGTAGGATGGGGGACTGCTTGTAGTTCATGCTTTTTTCTTATCTATAGACATTTTTCATAAATTCTCAACATTatcactgatgtttttcatcACTACACCTTACCAATGATTACGTGAAATATGTTATTCACTCCTCTGCCCAGTAACGGTTCAGTCCAGCACATCTGCAGAGCAGCTGCCCCACGTTTCCTATACGAGTCAGGCCTCATCTTTGACCAACAAGACTCAcgcttcagtgtttttcatgaaTATTCAGATATGAAAACTTTGTCACACAGCCAGAGACATAAAAAGTGTGCATCCTGGTCAGTTCAGCTCCAAAATAAATCCAAATGCACCACTGTTGTTAGGTAATTTTGAGACAAGAGTCAGTTTCTGAAGGTTTCCGGCCTGCCGTGCTGTTATTCTGTGTACAAGTGTGTATCAATACTGCTGTTACCCAGTGACTAACAGTTGAAGTTATGGTTGTACTGGGCTGCTCTCCATGTCTGAATCTCTGTAAAGTGAATGTTTAGCAGAACTGCAGGTTAAGACAACAGGTCATAACTGAACCCTCTCTGCATGAAGAAGGATCACAGAGCATCTGAGTCACTGTTAGTCAGCAGTTTAGTGAAGATTATACAGAGGAAGTTGTAACGCATCACTGAGTTCatactgtttttctttacaCTCGCCCGCTCCTCTGTTGTCAAAGCAGCGTCCCATCAgtcactgcagcctgtgtgcTTGTCGCCCCCTGTTGGATTTCCTCCGAGGCAGTGCCTGTGCAGCAGGTGTTGTTGAACCATTGTTCGACCAGACATAAACAATAATAAACCTTTTGCATGAGTGTTTAGTCGGTTCAGGCACAGCTGGGCATGTTCAACTCTCAGCGTTATTTTGTCCCCGGAGGGCGATTGGTTTTTCAGCGACGCATACTGCAGTACATAAAAGAACGCAGTACAGCAAGGGGGAGGGAGGTGCCCTGGATATCTTAACATCCTTTTTTCCTTCGCATATCAAGTGGGCGCAACCAAAGTGTCGTTGAGTTCAGACACATCAGAGTAACCGCAGTGTTATCATCAACCAAAAACATTGTATTCCAGCATGTCCGGCACCAGGAGTTACAGCCTGTAAACACTTGAGCCGTCCTTCTCCCACGTCAGATACAAAGACACTAAAAAACAAGTAACGCATTTCACATATTTTGAATGCTGTGAGAGGAGACGCTCGTTCGTAAACAGTCAGGCTGAAGCTGCGTGTACACTGCGGTCACTCTGATGGGTCTGAGCTCAGGGACATTTTGCTTGCACCCACTTGATCCCCAAAGGAAAAAGAGAGTGTTTCCTCTGAGCCATGTCCACGGGGAGGTCAAAGGTTCAGTTCAGGGCACTGGGGCTCAAGGACACTTCGGAAAAGAAGAGTTTTGCCGCTGTGAAGTCTTTAACCGAACTTGAAACTTGCATTTTTAAAAGCATGCGCTGTTCAGGACGTCTCTATACATGCAGTCTCAGTGCGGCTCTGGTCCCAGCTGACTCACACGTGCGTTCATAATGTGGAATAAGTCAACAGTCCTCAGGAGTCAAGGTGAACTTTCTGCCCTCCTCAGCGTAACCAAGCTTGATGAACTTGAGCTCCTCCTGCACGGCCTTGATCTCGGCTACCTCGCTGACATCATGACTGTAAGTACCAATCGCACGCTGGAATAACATTTCTCaggtatgtgtgtttttgtacgCAGGGTGCCTTTTTTTAATGCGAGAGATGTCTGTTCTCTCACCTCACTGATGCTGAGATGGTGAGAAGAGATAACATCGTAGTACAGTATTAGATCTACGGGTGAGATACGGTGATCCCAGATGTGATGAGCGCAGCTGCATTATTAACAGTGATGATTatgagctcaggaacatgtCATGAGATGATTAGTTTACATATTTTACTTGGTGCTTCATAAAGGATCTAGTCTACTGGATTGTCTTGGTCCGAATTAAAATGAGAAGGGTCAGCTCAGGTTTTGGGCCCTGTCTGATGTATGAGGACTGGGTTTGATGGGTGCAGGTAGACTGTCGTCACCGCATAGCAAACCTCATGCAGGTACATCTGTTTCAGGTGGTGGAGTCAGGCGCAGATACAGAAGTTTTGATTTGGTAAAGGCTgagtgatgttttctttttcttactcTGCTTTTCACACGCACACTTGCAGGAAAATGACATCACCTGGAGCCACCTGTTGACCATGGACAAGGAGGACCTGGAGAAGGTAGAGGACGACTGAAAcgtgtttgtctgtcagttCTTTTCCTTCAGGGTGACCCAGAAAGAGACGAGGGTAGCTGCCGATGTCTCCGCTGTTTGGGCCACAAGTTCAGTAGAAAGAAGGTTGTGAGAGGTCAAACTGATTCTGTGTGTCGGCAGTTTATTCTTGGATCATTCTTTCAGTCAACTACAGTCTATTTCTGTAAACTTGGGTAGACCTCAAATCTGTCATAAGAggtaaatacatgtaaaatgaGCGCAGCTGGTGTACTTCACCTCGCCcacatttcacttttctgttACGTGTTGCTTTTATAACTGACAGACCTGAATGTGGGATCCCTGTCCAGAAGTTTTCTAGACATGAAACAAACTTAACGGTGAATTACAGACAAATGTGCAAGAAATTAAACCTTTGCATTAAGAGTTTTTCACTTCGTCCAGTAGTGCAGTAATAAAAGTGCCTTGGGTTTAACTTCAAACCCGGTAAGGAATGATAAAGCTTCAGAGGTTTCCTGGTGGAAGCAGCTGAAGAACAGTCATACAGTTAGGAGATTTTAATcaacaagaaagacaaacagcttttcTCCATTTGTCAGGTCGGTGTCACAGACCCGGCGGACCAGCAGAAGCTGCTGAATGCTTTGCAGCAGATACACCTGGACAGAGTGGACTTAGACACGGTCTGCCAGCTGGGAGCCAAGTACAGTGGGTAGGATACCATGTCTTAATGCCCAGCAGGCCTGTGGCAACCAGCACATGTACTCGCGAGAAGAGGATCCTGAGAATCCCAGATTCAGGTCTGAGAACCTTCAGAGGGTTCAAGGGAAAACTTTAGTTTGAGCATTCCTTATCAGGAAGGCACTATTATGAGATTAGAATGATTTATAATCTGATCGGAGGCGTCGTTCTCCGCACTTTAACTGTCTTATCTACGATCCAGTGGAAATATTCCGAAAATCATTGTGGACTGTGGTGTCTGACAGAGGACGTGTCAGAAGGTGTTTGAGAATCTGTACAGTATTTGAAAATCTTCGTTCCAGTCAAGTAGAAACGTCTGATAAGATGTCAGCTGCAAAGAAAAGGTATTCCACGAACGCTGCACGATGCCAGAAACAAGATGACCGTAGCAGCAACAATTTAAACACTTGTCAGCCACACACCTTAAACCCTCCCCCACACCCAGCCCACCTCCGTCTCCTCGTAATGCTCcgcctgtcctcctccactggAAGTCGTCCATCAGCCCCGTGAGCATCTCACTGTCCGAGCTCTGTATCCCCTCACTCCATCTCTGTAGTCGAGCCCCGAGCCGGGGCGTAATGGTTTAAGCGCGGCTGTAATGATTTGTAAGGTGAGAGACGACGGGAGGTCGCAATGAGCAAAGGAGAGCCGGCGGCGGGGGCCAAACAGAGCCATCGCACCGCACCCCATCACTTCATGAATCCTCAGCAGAACTGGGCTCGCGAGCTTCACCCGCCCTCACCTGCCGGATGAGAGACAGTCCAATAGAGAGAGGGGATCGTTAATGAGAGGGATGGAAGGCTTAATCAGGGCCAGACCTCCTGGAGAGCTCCTCCAGATccttatttcacaaaaaaaaaaaaggaacatatGTCAGGGCCTGtgggaaaaaaggaaggaagtcAGGCGTTAGGAGTAATTGTCATAAAATGTTACATCACTAATGTGATTTCTAATGTCAGAAATGATCAAATCCTCAGTTTACTTTAATGAACTGAAATACTGTGATGTGCAGAAACCAAAACAGTCAATCTCGTTTGGCCGTCTGTCCATTAAATCAGCAGTCTGAGCTCTGTCATCTCAAGGCAGAGAACCTAAAGGTGGACCTGATCAGACGAAGCCCACAGAACTAACCAGCCACTGCTTTCCTGAATCTCACAACAGGTTGTGGACTTATTATTATAGTGGGCAGTGGAAGGGGCACTCTCAGAGCTCCTGAATCCAACCGGCAGACCACATGAGTCAGTATTAAAAAAAGTCAAGAGATGCTTTGCCCAGCTCTCCTGCAGGTCGCTGGGGTGATTAAACATCTCCTCAGAGGCAAACCGCACCAGCTGTGGATGAACTAGATATAATTAAGATCCTGGTTGTTGGTGGGACAAGAACAAAGGCTGCTGGGACGCAAATGCTGATTTAAAGGTGTAGGTTCATGTTCTTCCAAATataggaaatgcattcaacatgcTTATTAGGTCTCAAGGATACTTTTCATGAGGGacaggaaaatgtaaacattagTTTGATGATGCCTGAAGTAGATCAGCTTAGATTGGCCGAGTGTGAGGAACTTACCCACACTGCCACCTCCATGAAATCAAATGTGCATCGCTCTCAGCAGCTACCACTGAGCAAGGCACTCGGTGGGTGTCCCTGGAAAAGGCCAGCATGCCCGCTTGATCTTCCCTGGATAAATAAGTTCACAACAAAACGGCACGCATGCATCCTCCGTCTGTATTCCCACATAACATAACGTCCTTTCCATCTGCAGCTCCTTCAACGATCTTCCCACTGGGGGCCCATCATCACTCTCTGCTCCCTAGATAAACTAACAGCCGGGAGAAGGGAGGTGAGGGTGCAGCACAGGCTGACTGACAGTGTTTACTCGCCCCTCTGACAGAGTGTGAGGAGGGCCGGGACGGCTGGCTGCCCAGTCCCCTCACCAAGGGAAATGTACCATTAAGATAAGAGCTATCAATATCCCACCGGAGCAGGGGATGGGAAGAtagggacagagaggctgatgaATATAAATAACTAATCATTTAAGGTGGATGTTTTCAGGGAGGGATGACAGCATGGGTTAGCGcggggaggaggtgagcacaAGGCTTGGCCACCTGCTCCGTTTCCTATAGAGTTTGGTGAGGTGGTCTCCAGGAAAACGCATGGAGAATGTTAACACGAAGCTGGGTCCAAACTATCAATCTGTCTGCCCTGTCATTGCTGGGCATCTTCAGCAGGCCGTGCCTTGTTTTTCTTACGTGGACATCTCCTCAGGGCTCACTTTTTAAGAAGGTAAACCTGCTGACCTCAGCGTTAAAGCTCCAGCAGAATTATGTGCTTGCCTAGAAAAGCAGATGAGCGATGCGTCGCAGTCATATGCTTCATATGCTGAATTGCTGAAAGTGCTGAAACTAATGATAATGTCCATTATCGACGAATCTCTGGTTATTTCTGTGATTGATCTGATCAGTTGTTTAGTATAAGATGTCAAGAAATTGTGAATAATACCCACCACAAGTTCAGGTCACACCTCCAAGtgacttgttttgtctgaagcATCAGTCACAAAGCCAGAGGTTCTCCGTCTGCAAagataaaaaaacacaaacacatctgagaaGAAGGAACCAGACGAGATTTGGCGTACAGCACATGTACAAAACTGTACGTGTGCAACTATTTTCATAAAAACTACACGCTAAAACAATTCAAGCATTATATTTCCATGTTTCAATCAGACATTCTCCTTCAGCcatgtgtgttttgcaggagTGAGGAGTTTCATAACTTCCTGATAAGTGtgaggcagcagtgctgctATCTGACAGAGACCATTCAGGACGTCATCAGCCGCTTCCCCTGCCAGGCCCCTCAGGTACATGTCACCTGCAGCGGCCCCTCAGGGTTCACTGCCAGTCAGGAGGTGACGCACTGGCTGCCACTTCATGCTAGCTCGCTAACGTTTTGGCAGCTGGAGCACATGTGGTGCAGctcattttgtcctcatttggaattaaaaaatacattttgcataAAGGTTTGTTGGTTTAATAATAAATGGAGTAAATAATTCTTAGAGGGtgaaacaagtaaacaaaaaaaagcataacaaatagaaaagacaacatcatttgcatatttctttttttaaagtgaagGCTGAGCACCGGCAGCTGTCCAGTGTCTCTGACTGTAATGACACCAGGCGTCTTCATGAGCGCGTCCTCTGTCTGCtcgtgtctttctgtctctcctgccaTCCAGCTTGATATAAACTAGAACCTGGTCTCTCTGGTCCTCGTGTAGCTCGTCTTCTCACTGGACTCGAACAAGGAGGCGCAGGCCATCTGCAATCAGCTGGTGATCCAGACGAAAGACCTGCAGAGGGAAGTCACCTGCCTCCGCACTCTGCTGTGCCAGgtcaacacgcacacacacacacacacacacacacacacacacacacacacaaaataacaagAGCTCATACCTCTAAAAACTCTGAAGCTGACACCTGAAATCTTATTTTAcctaaatgctaaaatgacgaactgtttgtttgcaggcGCTGCACTTAACTATAAGGCCACCGGTATTAAGCTTCAcaatctgtatttatttatttttcaagctTTGCAGTGAGTAAACAACAGGCTTCTGCACGGCCCACCACACACAGCCTTAACTGCAGAGCTCTCATGCAGAAAAAATGGATTTCTGGCCTCATATTTGGTTTTAAAACAGAGGCAGGAAATTCTACTGCTTAACAGTAAAGTTAGTATTAATAATGGCAataaaagtaaattaaaaaacagtaaatgtagCTGGAAATTAGATTAGAACGATGACTAAAAATCAAAATaagttattttgaaaaatgcGTGTGTTGACCGTGATGGTGGCACATCCTCAGTATTCGAACACATTCATGCTTCGTGGACGTCGATCTGAattccctcctctgctgacGGCTCTCAGAGCTTCCCTCTTACTACTGAGGATTAAAAGAAACATGAACagaacaaagtgtgtgtgttacgtgtTGCCATGTATGGATTCTGGCGAGCTCCGACAGGTATGTG from Chaetodon auriga isolate fChaAug3 chromosome 6, fChaAug3.hap1, whole genome shotgun sequence encodes the following:
- the asz1 gene encoding ankyrin repeat, SAM and basic leucine zipper domain-containing protein 1, which gives rise to MDSVLDYAFPAGHESDGSCDEWDIGRLDKNASCIKDLDAGPTHTEDNMSTMKTAISQGDIGTVEWLLDNGMDVETRLGYDWTPLMYAVCTANYNLAKLLLDRGASANFSKDHMTVLMASVLASASEDKIASCVELLLSRKADPNMVDRSQISCLMRAARDGHSKVINLLVSHGAEVNAQDVNGYTALSVAVQYGRKEAVLKLLQLGADKTIKTKTGKSPADLAVMFRHTQISKILASSPEGSPVQAFSSMEETLSKFLKTNSEPPPSQESVTKLDELELLLHGLDLGYLADIMTENDITWSHLLTMDKEDLEKVGVTDPADQQKLLNALQQIHLDRVDLDTVCQLGAKYSGSEEFHNFLISVRQQCCYLTETIQDVISRFPCQAPQLVFSLDSNKEAQAICNQLVIQTKDLQREVTCLRTLLCQINEAEDCCQPPRPGSHSNRRTRPLTGVALSALGAAFILLLCKAARGKVCLWMHRSVC